The Lolium perenne isolate Kyuss_39 chromosome 6, Kyuss_2.0, whole genome shotgun sequence genome segment aacaacaatattcctgggattgcgatgaatgatataataagcatctggacttaaaaatacgGGTGTTGACAATAGGCTTCAGCTTTAGAAAGCCTACCTGGTAGATTCGCTCCGGATGCGTACCAAAATATCGCTCGATTTCAATTAGAGATAGAAGGGCAAGCAAATTGAAGAAATTACATCCACATAATTAGTATGCGCTACCATCCttaatcatatatatatatatgggttACTACGAAGTTGAGCTCgcaattttttttataaaaaactcTTAAGGAGATACAGTTGAACCGAGATGTGTGACTTTAACCACTTGACTTTAATCTCTTCTCACCAACAACAAAGATGGCAGTGTTTCTTCCCTGTAACAAGACCCCTTTCTGTCTGGCATTTAGATCGAGGCAGGTTCGCAGGAAGGAGGAGGGGGACTCGTCCAGTGGGTAGTCCCGTCTATTACAAAACTCAGTGGGGAATTACGAAACAAGTCATGTTTAGATCGCATCCATTTGTCCTAGATATTTagtcatggacttcatcttctCATGGGGACAATGAACATAGATACGTAACAAAACATAACTTGATACCATTTAGAGATAGAAGCTGAAATAAATTGAAGAAATTGCATCACATAATGAATAGGGATATTCATTTTCTCTTTCGGTCTAGTGAAGAAAAAAGAGCTCAAGGATCCTCAGCACTACCTAATAGGATCATTTGCTTAAAAAATAGAACTGAAGTTGAAATAAATTGACAACCATGTTTATTCTTGTTACTACCCTCAACCGAATCGACCAGGGCAACTAACACTTTGGCATGCTCGCAGGGCGAGGCCTCATTTTAGATTCCGGAGTGGTGCCTTCTTTCACGATAAATGTGGTGCTCATCCCAAACACCGTATGTCGATCGAAGTGGCAATGCATGAACCACACACCTGACCATAATTCAAAGTATAAGCACACATTGAATGAAACATGATACTAAAAGTCAAAGCCCAAAATGAAGCTAAAAATAACTTACCAGGATTTTCTGCCTTGAAACGCATGGCGGCCCATCCAGCGGTGGGCACGGTGACCGTGTTCTGGTACGGAGGGTCAATCAAGTTGTACTTGGCTGGGTCCGTGGTCGCGTTGAAGTTCCCCAAACCTCTCCCTACCACGTAGAAGGCGAATCCGTGCAGGTGCATGGGGTGGTTCTCGGCGCCTAGGATGTCGGTGTCCTGGAACACAATCTCCAGGACGGTGCCGTACTCCAGCACCTTCACCTTGGTGCTGCGCTTTGTGGGCCAATACCTCCTGGACCCATTAGTGTTGGTGAAGTTGAAGAGGAAGGGGGGCACGTTGGGGAAGTCTGTCTCGTAGATGCCTTTGGTGGAGTAGTAGTATGCGTCTAGGATGTCGGTGTGAGGGTCCTCGAAGCTGGCGTTGTTGAGGCTTGCCGCCAATCGGGAGTTGTTGCCTGGCCCTCTGCACGTCTCGCCCACGGCGCATGGGAGAGTGTTGACGGCCAGGGTGATGATCATGCGCTCGTTGATGACCTCTGGCACGGCCACCGGGTGTGCCGTACTGGCCAGAGACCGGAGCTGCGCTGTGTACTGTATTGCGGTTTCGTGGTCCGTGTTGTTCGGAAGGTTGGGGAGCATCGGCCCCCCGCGGGCGCGCGACGCGTCCTGGTACTCCAGGATGGCTGTGGCGGTGCCGTTCTGGAACGCGAGCCGGGGGTTGGACAAGTACGTCCGTGAGCCGATGTAGTAGCGGCGGTAGGTCGGGAACTCCTTAGTCTTGAGCAGCACGTCCATCGTCTGTCCCGGCGAGATCATGAGCGTTTGGACGGTGAATTCCTTCAAGTAGCGGCCGTCGGTGCCGACGACGGTGAGAAGGTGGTCGGCCACGGCGAAGAACATGTCGTTGTCGAGTCCAGCGTTGATGATCCGTAGCAGGTACGTCCTGTTGGTCAGCACGTCCTCCTTGAAAGCGTGCCCCCTTCCGCACGGCATCAGGTCACCGGGCTCGCCGTTGATGGTGTGTGCATTCGAATTATGAATCTCGCCGCCAGTCTTCAGGTACTCCTCTAGCTGAAGGTTCAGGTCAGAGGTCCACCACTCACCTGCATATGCGTGCGTATCACAAGGGTAATTAATTAGTCACACAATTCAGCATTTTAGTTGGATCGATCAAGAATATCAATAGCTTTAGGTATACCGAGGATGATGGGTATCTCCTTGTGCAGCTCCGTGCTCTTGATGAAGGGATACTCGGTGCCCCTCTTGGGATGAACAATGAAGGCGCCATGGACGCCGGCACGATCCAAGCCGCTGTGTGCATGCCACCAGATGGTGCCCTCCTCCTCGGACAGAAGGATCTCGTATGTGAAGTTGGTTCCTGGCTGGATGGGACACTGTGTGATGAACTCGGGCCCATCGTACCAGGGGTTTCGGGGCTGGTCCACGCCGTGCCTGCGGATGCCATGTTCAAGTTCATTGGTTAGGTACTACCTCGTGGCACGATTCTTGTGCATTATTCTGCCTTACATAAAATTAAGGTACCTTTGACGTACTCTTGGAGAAAATATCATTATCATTGGTTAGGTATGCACATATGCAGGGCATGTTGATCGATATGTAGATTAGTAATTACCAGTGGATGGTGATGTTTTTAGGGCCTTGGTTGTGCACGTTGACGATGACGATATCCCCCTTTCGCGCGGTGATGGTTGGGCCGGGGAACATGTCGTTGACGGTGAGCAAGCTCTTGCTCGTGCAGAGCTTTGAGTAGGTAGTCTCCTTCACCTGCAAAATCATACGATCGATCGATCGATGTCGTAAGTATAGAGTATAGAGTCTATACTATAGACACATCAACCAAAACGCATTTACATATTGCAAGGACACGAAGGAGACTTACGAAGAAGTCGTAGTGCAGGGTGTTCTGAGCCAGGCCAACTGCTGCTCCAAGCATGAAGACTGCAGCAAGTAACCAAACCTTCGACGGCATCTTAGCCACCATCGCCTTGCCGGTGCAGGTGTTTAGCAAGGGAGCTGGCTAGCTAGCTTGGTAACACTTGCTTTGCTTGTTGTTGGAACTGAAGCAGGAATGCGACAGCCGATAGGTACTTATAGCAGCAGCCAGCAGCTGAGGAAGAGAGATCGAACCTACCGGTAGGTGTGCATCCAAATCCTAACGTACTATACTAGTCCACTAGTATCAGACTATTCCGATCAGTTGATCTCATTTAATTAGCTGGCACATTGAGTTGCAGATTGAGTCTTCCACAGTT includes the following:
- the LOC127306141 gene encoding putative laccase-9 → MVAKMPSKVWLLAAVFMLGAAVGLAQNTLHYDFFVKETTYSKLCTSKSLLTVNDMFPGPTITARKGDIVIVNVHNQGPKNITIHWHGVDQPRNPWYDGPEFITQCPIQPGTNFTYEILLSEEEGTIWWHAHSGLDRAGVHGAFIVHPKRGTEYPFIKSTELHKEIPIILGEWWTSDLNLQLEEYLKTGGEIHNSNAHTINGEPGDLMPCGRGHAFKEDVLTNRTYLLRIINAGLDNDMFFAVADHLLTVVGTDGRYLKEFTVQTLMISPGQTMDVLLKTKEFPTYRRYYIGSRTYLSNPRLAFQNGTATAILEYQDASRARGGPMLPNLPNNTDHETAIQYTAQLRSLASTAHPVAVPEVINERMIITLAVNTLPCAVGETCRGPGNNSRLAASLNNASFEDPHTDILDAYYYSTKGIYETDFPNVPPFLFNFTNTNGSRRYWPTKRSTKVKVLEYGTVLEIVFQDTDILGAENHPMHLHGFAFYVVGRGLGNFNATTDPAKYNLIDPPYQNTVTVPTAGWAAMRFKAENPGVWFMHCHFDRHTVFGMSTTFIVKEGTTPESKMRPRPASMPKC